From Erythrobacter sp. YJ-T3-07:
GGGCATGGTACTCGCCGCGGCCAACGGCAATGGCGAGAACCTGGCGATCCAGCTGCGCCGTGAAAGCAGCGCGATCTGGGCACTGACCACGCGCGGCAAGACGCACAAGGGCCTTGCGGTCCCCGCACGGCTCGCCCCGCTGCTCGATCACATGATCGAGAAGGAGCCGCCCGATCTTTCCAAGATGCTGATCTGCCCGATGCCCGGCCTGCTGGTGAAGCTGCACGTGGCCGAGGGTGACGAGGTCCAGCCGGGCCAGCCGCTCGCGACGGTCGAGGCGATGAAGATGGAAAACATCCTGCGCGCCGAAAAGGAAGGCACGATCTCCTCCATCAACGCCGCCGAGGGTGACAGCCTCGCGGTGGACGAGGTGATCCTCGAGCTGGAATAGTGCACCTCTCGCATGAACCCGATGCGCCTGCGGGGGAGCAGATTGCGTTTGACGATTTCCTGAAGATCGATATCCGCATCGGCACGGTGGTCGCGGCGCATGAATTTCCCGAGGCGCGCAAGCCTGCCTACCGGCTCGAGATCGACTTCGGGCCGGCGATCGGCGTGAAGAAGACTAGCGCGCAGATCACCGCGAACTACGCGCGCGAAGAACTGGTCGGGCGGCAGGTCGCGGCGGTGGTCAACTTCCCGCCGCGCCAGATCGGACCAGTCATGTCCGAAGTGCTGACGCTGGGCTTCGCGGACGAGGCGGGCGAGGTCGTGCTGTTCTCGCCCGACAAGCCGGTGCCCGACGGATCGCGGCTGTTTTAGGCGGCTTCCATGCCGTGCGCCTCAATGCGCCTGTAGCTGCTCGTCCATGAAGGCGGCCACGTCCGCCAGCTCTACATCGCGCGCGACATAGGCCTCTCCGAGAGCGCGCAGCAGGATGAAGGGGACGGTGCCGCCGCCCGCCTTCTTGTCGTGGCGCATGTGATCGGCCAGCACCGTACCGTCACAGTCGAGCCCCAGCGCGGAAATCTCGGTCCGCAAGCCTGCACGGGCCAGAGCATCGGTCACATTTTCCGCGTCGGCCAGCGAGATCAGATCGCGACGGGCGGAGAAGCGCGCCGCGAGCACCAAGCCGAGCGCCACCGCCTCGCCATGCAGAAGTCTGTCGCCGAAGCCCGTCTCCGCTTCCAGCGCGTGGCCGAAGGTGTGGCCGAGGTTCAGGAGCGCGCGGGCGTCTCTCGTCTCGCGCTCATCCTCCGCGACGATCCGCGCCTTCATGCCGACGCAATGCGCGATTGTCGCTTCCAGCACGGCATTGTCGCAGGCGAGGATCGCGGCGCTGTCCTTATCGACGCGCGCGAAGAATTCCGCATCGCCCAGCAGGCCGTACTTGAACACTTCCGCCAGTCCGGCGCGCAGTTCGCGCTGGGGGAGGGTGGCGAGGCAGCCGGTGTCGGCCAGCACGAGCGAGGGCTGGTGGAACGCGCCGATCAGGTTCTTGCCCGCGCTGGCATTGATCGCGGTCTTGCCGCCGACGCTCGAATCGACCTGCGCCAGCAGCGTGGTCGGCAATTGCACGAAGCCGCAGCCGCGCTTCAGAATCGCGCAGGCGAATCCGACCAGATCGCCGACCACCCCGCCGCCCAGTGCGAAGACATGATCGGACCGGGTGACGCCGCGCGCCAGCAGCCAGTCGGTCAGCCGCTCCAGCTCGGCCCAGCTTTTCGAGCCCTCGCCCGGGGTGACCTCGTACCAGTCGATCTCCAGTCCCACCCATGACAGGGACTGCTCAAGGGTTTCGGCAAACAACGCCCGCGCGTTGCTGTCCGCGACGAAGGGCACGCTTCGCTCGTCGGCGCTGTAGCGCTCGAGGAAGGGGCGGACCTGACCGGCGAAATTGTCGAACAGGTCGCGGCCAACCCGTACCTCGTAGCTACGCCCTGCCAGCGCGACATTTACGACAGCCACTTTTCAAGCTCCTCGATAATCGTCCACGCGGTGCGGGTGTGCGGTCCTTGCTGGCCCTCGACGCGGATCTGCGCCTGCGCATAATGCGGGGCGCGTTCGGCCAGCAAGCGTTTGAGGATCGCCTCGGGATCGCCATCGCGCAGCAGCGGGCGCGTGTTGCGGCGTCCGGTCCGCTCGACCAGCGTGGCGATGTCGCAATCGATCCACACCGCGACCGCCTTTTCCAGCACCAGCGCGCGCGTTTCCGGATTGACGAAAGCCCCGCCGCCGGTCGCGATCACGCCGTGCCCTTCCTCGATCAGGCGGGCGATCACCCGGCGCTCTCCATCGCGGAAGTAGCCTTCGCCGAATTCGCTGAAGATCTCTGCGATGGAAAGCCGGGCGGCATCCTCGATCGCGTCGTCCGCATCGACGAAATTGCATTCCAGCAGGGTCGCCAGCCGCCGGCCCACGGTCGATTTGCCCGCGCCCATCAGCCCCACCAGGGTGATCGGCCGGTCGAGGCGTTCCTTAAGCGCGCGGAGCCGCGCCCGGTCGGCAGGGGAAGGCACTCGGTCCATTGCCCGGTGGCGTAGAGATGGGCTAGGGCGATGGCAACAAAGGGTATCGGACGCGTGCAGATAGACATTTCGCAGACCGCACGGCGGCGTATCGGCGTGGGTGCGCTGGCGATCATCGCGATTCTCGCCTGGGCCTGGTGGGATGGCGGCGAACAGCCGATGCGACCGATCACGCAAACCATAGAACTGCCGGGGACCGCCCAATGATGCTGCAACGCAAGGCTGCCTTGCTGGCTGGCGCGGGCCTGCTCGTGCTCGCGGCACCGATCGCACTGGTCGCAGCCAATCCGGCAGCGGTGGTTGCGCCCGTCGCGCCCGCTCCCGCACCCAGTGCGGCACCCGCACCGGCAGAAACCGCTGCGCCTGCGGGGGAACCGGCGAGTGAGGGAGCAGCGCCGAGCGAAGAGCAATCTTCGAGCAGCTCCAGCAGCAACCGCCTGCCCACGCTGGAAGAGCTCGAAGCGTTGGACACCGACGAACTGGACGAGCTGTTCGGCCTCAGGCCCACCTACGACATCCCGAACGCGCAGCGCCGCGCGACGACGCGGGTCGGCATTCTGGCCGAGGACGAGGGCGGTCTGCCTGCGACCTCGCTGGCGCGACAACCGCAATCGATCGTCCGCGCCGCGCTGACCGGGACGCAGGGGCGGCTCGTCTCGCGCTGGGGCCATATCGCGCTGCGACGCGCGCTCGCCAGCCGTCTGGCATCGCCGGAAGGCATGAGCGGGGTCGAATTCGCCGGCTTGCGTGCCCAGCTGCTCAACCGGATGGGCGAGTTCGGCGTGGCCCGCGCGATCGCGCAGGATGTCGATGTCGATGTGTGGAACGCGCGCCTCTCCAACGCCGCGATCGACGCCTATATCGCGACCGGCGATATCGTGGGGGCGTGTCCGCTGACCATGCTGCGCGCGGGATATCGCGACGATGTCGAGTGGCAGATGCTGCGCTCCATCTGCAGCGCCTATGCCGGCGAAGCAGCGCGGGCGCGCAACAATCTGCTACGGCTGCGCGATCGCCAGAGCGGCGAAGATGGCAACGTGATCGACGTGCTGCTGGCGCAGCGCTTCGCCGGTGCGGCGGGGCTGGGCAACAGCGCGGTCACGATCGAATGGGACGATGTCGATGAGCTGACCCCGTGGCGTTACGGCCTCGCCGCCGCGCTGGGTATCGACATCCCCGACCGTCTGATCGACGATGCCGGACCCTATTATCAGCGCGTCTCCGCCTCGCTTCCCGCACTGCCGCTGTCGCAGCGGGTCGAGGGTGTACGGCGCGCCGCGCGTGAGGGAATCTTCTCCTCCGCCGCGATGATCGATGTCTATGCGCAGGGCTATGCCGCCAGCCGCGACGAGGGTCCGCTGGGCACCGATGCGGCGCTGCTGCGCGCGGCCTATGTCGACCCCGATCCGGCGGCGCGGGTGGCCGCGATCCGCACCCTGTGGGGCGATGCCGAGACGATTCCCTACGACCGGCAAGTGCTGACCGCCTATGCCGCCGCGCGCATCCCTGCGAACGATGGTTTCGCCGCCGACGCCGGGCCGCTGATCGCCTCGATGCTGACCGCCGGGCTCGATCGCGATGCCGCGCGCTGGCGCGAGATCGTCGATGAAGGCGATGCGGGCTGGGGCCTGCTTGCAGTCGGCCTGCCGGGCAATAGCGGGCAGGTTTCCAGCGGCGAAATCGATTCCTATCGCGACAATGATGCGACCACGGGCACGCGGCGCACGCGAATGCTGGTTGCCGGGCTCGCCGGGCTGGGCCGGATCTCGGACGGAACGCGCAATGCGTGGAACCGCGATCTGGACCTGGAGCTGGGCCGCGAAACCCGCTGGAGCGCGCTGATCGACCGTGCGGGCGAGGTGCGCAATGCCGCGCTCGTCACCATGCTGATGGGCGTGGGGATGCAGGGCGACGACTGGAGCCGGATGACCCCGCGCCACCTCTATCACATCGTCTCCGCACTGCGCCGCAGCGGGATGGAAGCCGAAGCGCGGATGATCGCGGCGGAGGCGCTTGCGCGTACCTGACATGGGCGCGCGGGCGATAGAGGATTTCCTTGCCGCACTGGCGGTCGATCGCGGGGCGGCGGCCAACACGCTGGCCGCCTATCGCCGCGATCTGGAAGGCGCGGCGGGGATCGTCGGCCCGCTGGAAGATGCCACCCGTACCGACCTTGCCAGACTGGGCGCGGCCTGGGCCGATCTCGCGCCCGCGACCGTCGCGCGCAAAGCCTCGGCGCTGCGACAGTTCTTCGGCTTTCTGGAAGACGAGGGGCTGCGCAGCGACAACCCTTCCGCCGCGCTGCCGAGCCCGACGAAGCGCCGCTCACTCCCCAAAATCCTCGACCACACGCAGGTCGAGGCGCTTTTCGCTCAGGCCGAGCGCGAGGCGGAGGAGGGCGATCCCGCCCCGCTGCGCCTGCTGGCGATGATCGAGCTGCTCTATGGATCGGGCCTGCGCGCGAGCGAGCTGGTCACCCTGCCGCTCTCCGCGGTGCCGCGCGATGCGCCTTTTTTGACCATCACCGGCAAGGGCGGGAAGGAACGGCTGGTGCCGCTGGGCACGCGCGCGCGCGCGGTGCTGTCGCGCTGGCTGGCGGTGCGCCCCGAAGGCTCGCCCTGGCTGTTCCCTTCGCGCGGCAAGCACCTCACCCGCATCCGCCTGTATCAATTGCTCAAGGCGCTTGCCGAGCGGTCGGGAATCGATCCGGCGAAGATCAGCCCGCACGTGCTGCGCCATGCCTTTGCCACCCACCTGCTGGAAGGCGGGGCGGATTTGCGCGCCTTGCAGACGTTGCTGGGCCATGCGGACATCGCGACCACGCAGATTTACACCCATGTCGAATCCGCCCGGCTGGTCGCTCTGGTGAACGAAAGGCACCCGCTTGCCGATCAAGGGCGCTTGCGCGGCGGGCGACAGGGGGATAGCAGCCGCGAATGCTGACTTTTCTGGATTTCGAGAAGCCTGTGGCCCAGCTGCAGGCGCAGATCGCCGAACTTCGCGCCGCCAATCAGGGCGCCGACGGCGGCGATCAGATCGACATGGGTGACGAGCTTGCGAAGCTCGAGGCGAAGAGCGCGGACATGCTCAAGGGGCTCTACGCCTCGCTCAGCCCGTGGCAGAAGACGCAGGTCGCACGCCACCCGCAGCGCCCGCATTTCCGCGACTATGTGGAGCACGCCTTCACCGATTTCATGCCGCTGGGCGGGGATCGCTATTTCGGCGAGGACCACGCGATCATCGGCGGCTTCGCGACTCTGCGCGGGCGCCCGGTGATGCTGATCGGGCACGAGAAGGGCCACGACACGCAGAGCCGGATCAAGCACAATTTCGGGATGGGCAAGCCGGAAGGCTATCGCAAGGCGATCCGCCTGATGGACCTTGCCGGGCGATTCGGCCTGCCGGTGGTCACGCTGGTCGATACCTCGGGCGCGTTCCCGGGGATCGAGGCGGAAGAGCGCGGCCAGGCCGAGGCGATCGCCCGTTCGACCGAGGCGTGCCTTGCGCTGCCGGTGCCGATGGTCGCGACGATCGTGGGCGAGGGCGGATCGGGCGGCGCGGTGGCGCTGGCCAGCGCGGAACGGGTGCTGATGTTCGAACACGCGATCTATTCCGTGATCTCGCCCGAAGGCTGCGCCTCGATCCTGTGGCGCACTGCCGAAAAGGCGGCCGACGCTGCCGAGGCGATGAAGGTCACCGCGCAGGATCTGAAGGAACTGGGCGTGATCGACCGGATCGTGCCCGAGCCGGTCGGCGGCGCGCATCGCGACCCCAAGGCCGCGATCCGCAATCTTGCCGACACGATCGACGACGAACTGACGACGCTCGCGCGGCAGGACGTCACATATCTGCAGGAACGGCGCGCGGATCGCTTCCTCGCCATCGGTACTTAAGCGGCGGCATCCGGTTGGCCTGCGAGCCGACCGGGAACCGTGCGGCAACCCTGAAAGTTGAGGCAGTTAACTCGCGTGGGCGCAACGAGCGCACGCGCGATATGCCACCGACAGGGGAGAGAATACCGCATGATCCGCCGCAAGACGCTCGCATTCGTTTCGCCCATTGCCATCGCGTTCGGCCTGTCCGGCTGCGCGGGCGTGGGCGGGGGCAACATCCCTGCCGCCAACACCCCGATCACGCAGAGCGAGGCACAGCAGGGACGCGAATACCATACCCAGCTGCTGCAGGAATTCGGCGGCGCGATGCAGGGCGGCACGGCCGACTACGTGCGCGGCGTTGGGCAGCGGATTGCAGTCCAGTCCGGCCTTGCCAACAGCCAGAGCGCGTTCACCGTCTCGCTGCTCAACAGCTCGGTCAACAATGCCTTCGCGACCACCGGCGGCTACGTCTACACCACCCGCCAGCTGGTCACGCTGATGAACAACGAGGCGGAACTGGCCGGGGTGCTGGGGCATGAAGTGGGCCACGTCGCCGCACGCCATGCGCAGCGCCGCCAGCAGACGCAGCAGCAGAACACCCTCGGGGGCGCCGCGATAGCGATTCTGTCGGGCATCCTGCTCGGCGACAGCCAGCTCGGTTCCACGCTGGGCCGCGCGGCCTTGCAGGGTTCGCAGCTGCTGACGCTCAGCTTCTCCCGCTCGCAGGAAGAGCAGGCGGACCAGCTCGGCGTGCGCTATCTCTCGCAGGCGGGCTACGATCCGATGGCGATGAGCACCGTGCTCGAAAGCCTTGCCCGCCAGTCCGCGCTCGATGCGCAGTTGCAGGGGCGCGATAACGCCAACCTGCCTGAATGGGCCTCCACCCACCCGGACCCTGCATCGCGCGTGCGCGAGGCCGCAGCGATGGCGGCGGGCCTGCCGGGGGCGACGCTCAACCGCGACGTCTTCCTGCGCAATATCGACGGGCTGACCTATGGTGACGATCCGACGCAGGGCGTGGTCGAAGGGCGCGAGTTCATCCATCCCGATCTGCGCTTCGCCTTCACCGCGCCGCAGGGCTTCTATCTGGTCAACGGGTCGGATTCGGTCTCGATCAACGGCCAGTCGGGCCAGGCGGAACTGCGGGTCGCGCAGTCGAGCGGCAGCCTGACGCAGTTCGTCAGCCGCGCGTTCCAGTCGCTTGCCGGGCAGGGCCAGTCGATCACTCCGCAGATCCAGACCACCACGGTCAACGGCCAGCCCGCGGCCTACGGGATTGCGCGCGCCAGTTCGGACGGCAACCAGCTGGATGTGATGGTGTTCGCGTACGACATGGGCGGCGGCCAGACGTACTATTACCAGGCGATCGCCCCGGCTGGCCGGTCGGGCGTGTTCACCCCGATGTTCGAATCCTTCCGCCGGATCAGCACGGCAGAGGCGAACCAGGTGGTCCCGCGGGTGATCGATGTGGTCACCGTGCAGCGTGGCGATACGGTTGCCTCGCTCTCGCGCCGGATGGCTTACAGCACCGGGCAGGAGGCGCGCTTCCGGGTGCTCAACGCGCTGGACAGCACTGAAGGCCTGCAGGCGGGGCAGCAGGTCAAGCTGGTGGTCCGCGGGCGCTGAGCGCGCCCGTGCCCGCACATCTGCAGCGCACAAATGAAAACGGCGGGGATTGCTCCCCGCCGTTTCCTTTGTCTGTTCGCTTTCGCGGGAAGGCTTAGTTGGCCTTCGGCGCCATGTCGGTCGACACGGTCGTGAAGGTGTTGCTCAGCTGGTTGCCGAGGCTGCCCATCGCGGTGATCGCGGCGACGGCGATAAGAGCTGCGATAAGGCCATACTCGATGGCGGTCGCGCCCTGGTCGTCATTCATCAGTTCACGGAAGAATTTCATGATCGGTCTCCTGTTATCGTCTTCGTTACCCGGCTCTGCCCACGTCCCCTTGGAAAGAGCAGGTGCCGGTCTAGGGATCATTCGTTGAAAAAGAGCTAAGAGCGCGCCGGCTAGCTGTCGCTGCGGGCGATCGCGTCGGCCGAGGTCGTGCG
This genomic window contains:
- a CDS encoding tRNA-binding protein; its protein translation is MHLSHEPDAPAGEQIAFDDFLKIDIRIGTVVAAHEFPEARKPAYRLEIDFGPAIGVKKTSAQITANYAREELVGRQVAAVVNFPPRQIGPVMSEVLTLGFADEAGEVVLFSPDKPVPDGSRLF
- the aroB gene encoding 3-dehydroquinate synthase, whose translation is MAVVNVALAGRSYEVRVGRDLFDNFAGQVRPFLERYSADERSVPFVADSNARALFAETLEQSLSWVGLEIDWYEVTPGEGSKSWAELERLTDWLLARGVTRSDHVFALGGGVVGDLVGFACAILKRGCGFVQLPTTLLAQVDSSVGGKTAINASAGKNLIGAFHQPSLVLADTGCLATLPQRELRAGLAEVFKYGLLGDAEFFARVDKDSAAILACDNAVLEATIAHCVGMKARIVAEDERETRDARALLNLGHTFGHALEAETGFGDRLLHGEAVALGLVLAARFSARRDLISLADAENVTDALARAGLRTEISALGLDCDGTVLADHMRHDKKAGGGTVPFILLRALGEAYVARDVELADVAAFMDEQLQAH
- a CDS encoding shikimate kinase, with the protein product MDRVPSPADRARLRALKERLDRPITLVGLMGAGKSTVGRRLATLLECNFVDADDAIEDAARLSIAEIFSEFGEGYFRDGERRVIARLIEEGHGVIATGGGAFVNPETRALVLEKAVAVWIDCDIATLVERTGRRNTRPLLRDGDPEAILKRLLAERAPHYAQAQIRVEGQQGPHTRTAWTIIEELEKWLS
- a CDS encoding tyrosine recombinase gives rise to the protein MGARAIEDFLAALAVDRGAAANTLAAYRRDLEGAAGIVGPLEDATRTDLARLGAAWADLAPATVARKASALRQFFGFLEDEGLRSDNPSAALPSPTKRRSLPKILDHTQVEALFAQAEREAEEGDPAPLRLLAMIELLYGSGLRASELVTLPLSAVPRDAPFLTITGKGGKERLVPLGTRARAVLSRWLAVRPEGSPWLFPSRGKHLTRIRLYQLLKALAERSGIDPAKISPHVLRHAFATHLLEGGADLRALQTLLGHADIATTQIYTHVESARLVALVNERHPLADQGRLRGGRQGDSSREC
- a CDS encoding acetyl-CoA carboxylase carboxyltransferase subunit alpha; amino-acid sequence: MLTFLDFEKPVAQLQAQIAELRAANQGADGGDQIDMGDELAKLEAKSADMLKGLYASLSPWQKTQVARHPQRPHFRDYVEHAFTDFMPLGGDRYFGEDHAIIGGFATLRGRPVMLIGHEKGHDTQSRIKHNFGMGKPEGYRKAIRLMDLAGRFGLPVVTLVDTSGAFPGIEAEERGQAEAIARSTEACLALPVPMVATIVGEGGSGGAVALASAERVLMFEHAIYSVISPEGCASILWRTAEKAADAAEAMKVTAQDLKELGVIDRIVPEPVGGAHRDPKAAIRNLADTIDDELTTLARQDVTYLQERRADRFLAIGT
- a CDS encoding M48 family metalloprotease, with the translated sequence MIRRKTLAFVSPIAIAFGLSGCAGVGGGNIPAANTPITQSEAQQGREYHTQLLQEFGGAMQGGTADYVRGVGQRIAVQSGLANSQSAFTVSLLNSSVNNAFATTGGYVYTTRQLVTLMNNEAELAGVLGHEVGHVAARHAQRRQQTQQQNTLGGAAIAILSGILLGDSQLGSTLGRAALQGSQLLTLSFSRSQEEQADQLGVRYLSQAGYDPMAMSTVLESLARQSALDAQLQGRDNANLPEWASTHPDPASRVREAAAMAAGLPGATLNRDVFLRNIDGLTYGDDPTQGVVEGREFIHPDLRFAFTAPQGFYLVNGSDSVSINGQSGQAELRVAQSSGSLTQFVSRAFQSLAGQGQSITPQIQTTTVNGQPAAYGIARASSDGNQLDVMVFAYDMGGGQTYYYQAIAPAGRSGVFTPMFESFRRISTAEANQVVPRVIDVVTVQRGDTVASLSRRMAYSTGQEARFRVLNALDSTEGLQAGQQVKLVVRGR
- a CDS encoding Flp family type IVb pilin, which translates into the protein MKFFRELMNDDQGATAIEYGLIAALIAVAAITAMGSLGNQLSNTFTTVSTDMAPKAN